The Thunnus thynnus chromosome 2, fThuThy2.1, whole genome shotgun sequence genome includes a region encoding these proteins:
- the fzd10 gene encoding frizzled-10, which yields MCSTAKLSLISVLLVLWSNGGSAISSIDPDWSGEGRCQHINIPQCKDIGYNMTRMPNLMGHDDQKEAAIKLQEFATLIQFGCHSHLKFFLCSLYAPMCTEQVSNPIPACRVMCEQVKLKCSPILEQFKFPWPDSLDCSRLPTKNDPNNLCMEAPNNGSDEPPKVSHTQPPDFRPQRPLSGQDLHLKDSSSKQTCSNPGKFHYVEKSESCAPKCYPKVDVYWSQGDKQFSLVWMAIWSILCFVSSAFTVLTFLIDPQRFKYPERPIIFLSMSYCVYSVGYLIRLFVGADRIACDRDNGVQYIIQEGLESTGCTIVFLILYYFGMASSLWWVILTLTWFLAAGKKWGHEAIEANSSYFHLAAWAIPAVKTIMILVMRKVAGDELTGVCYVGSMDVKALTGFVLIPLSCYLIIGTSFLLSGFVALFHIRKIMKTEGENTDKLEKLMVRIGVFSVLYTVPATCVIACYFYERLNMDYWRILAGEQKCVDSSGPESDECVMKTSIPAVEIFMVKIFMLLVVGITSGMWIWTSKTLQSWQNVFSRKLKKRTRRKAASVFTSSRPYIKPHPSLKGHSTKYEPTRPPPTCV from the coding sequence ATGTGTTCAACTGCTAAACTGAGCCTCATCTCTGTGCTGCTGGTCCTGTGGAGCAATGGGGGTTCAGCCATTAGCTCAATAGACCCCGACTGGTCAGGAGAAGGGAGATGTCAACACATCAACATCCCACAGTGTAAAGATATCGGCTACAACATGACTCGCATGCCAAATCTCATGGGCCATGATGACCAAAAAGAGGCAGCCATAAAGCTGCAAGAGTTTGCCACGCTCATACAGTTTGGATGCCACAGCCATCTGAaattttttctgtgttcacTGTATGCTCCCATGTGCACAGAGCAGGTGTCCAACCCCATCCCAGCATGCAGAGTAATGTGTGAGCAGGTCAAGCTGAAATGCTCACCCATCTTGGAACAGTTTAAATTCCCCTGGCCTGACTCTCTGGACTGCTCCCGGCTGCCGACCAAAAACGACCCCAACAACCTCTGCATGGAGGCGCCGAACAACGGCTCAGATGAGCCTCCCAAAGTCTCCCACACCCAGCCTCCAGATTTCAGGCCACAGCGGCCTCTGAGCGGGCAGGACCTGCACCTaaaagacagcagcagcaagcagacATGCAGCAACCCTGGCAAGTTCCACTACGTAGAGAAAAGTGAGTCCTGTGCCCCCAAGTGCTACCCCAAAGTGGATGTATACTGGAGTCAAGGAGACAAGCAGTTCTCCCTGGTGTGGATGGCCATCTGGTCCATCCTCTGCTTTGTCTCCAGCGCCTTCACCGTGCTTACTTTCCTCATAGACCCGCAGCGTTTCAAATACCCGGAGAGGCCGATCATCTTCCTCTCTATGTCCTACTGTGTTTACTCTGTGGGCTACCTCATCCGACTTTTTGTGGGAGCTGACAGAATAGCCTGCGACAGAGACAATGGGGTCCAGTATATTATCCAGGAGGGTCTGGAGAGCACCGGCTGTACCATTGTGTTCCTCATCCTGTATTATTTTGGCATGGCCAGCTCCCTCTGGTGGGTTATCCTGACCCTCACATGGTTCCTGGCTGCAGGGAAGAAGTGGGGTCATGAAGCCATCGAGGCCAACAGCAGCTACTTCCACCTGGCGGCGTGGGCCATCCCAGCCGTGAAGACTATCATGATCCTGGTGATGAGGAAGGTGGCAGGGGATGAGCTGACGGGCGTCTGCTATGTGGGCAGCATGGATGTCAAAGCTCTCACAGGCTTTGTGCTTATTCCCCTCTCTTGCTACCTTATTATTGGCACTTCTTTCCTGCTGTCTGGCTTTGTGGCCCTCTTCCACATCCGGAAGATTATGAAGACAGAGGGGGAGAACACAGACAAGCTGGAGAAGCTGATGGTTCGCATCGGGGTCTTCTCCGTGCTCTACACTGTCCCCGCCACCTGCGTCATCGCCTGCTATTTCTACGAGCGGCTCAACATGGACTACTGGCGCATCCTGGCAGGGGAGCAGAAGTGTGTGGACAGCAGCGGGCCGGAGTCTGACGAGTGTGTCATGAAGACGTCCATCCCCGCTGTTGAGATCTTCATGGTGAAGATCTTCATGCTGTTGGTGGTGGGCATTACCAGTGGCATGTGGATCTGGACCTCAAAGACCCTGCAGTCGTGGCAGAATGTGTTCAGCAGGAAGCTAAAGAAGAGGACAAGGAGGAAGGCTGCCAGTGTGTTCACCAGCAGCAGGCCTTACATCAAACCTCACCCATCTCTCAAAGGGCACAGTACTAAGTATGAGCCTACACGGCCCCCACCCACATGTGTATGA